Below is a genomic region from Bacillus mycoides.
ATTCCTATCTGTAAAAGTTGAAGATCATATCGCGGTGGCGACGTTAAATCATGCGCCAGCTAATGCGATGTCTTCACAAGTTATGCATGATGTTACTGAATTAATCGATCAAGTGGAAAAGGATGATAACATTCGTGTTGTTGTTTTACATGGTGAAGGACGCTTCTTCTCAGCAGGGGCAGATATTAAAGAATTTACATCTGTTACTGAAGCGAAGCAAGCAACAGAGTTAGCACAGCTTGGACAAGTTACGTTTGAGCGTGTTGAAAAATGCTCAAAACCAGTTATTGCGGCAATTCATGGAGCGGCACTTGGCGGCGGCCTTGAGTTTGCTATGTCTTGCCACATGCGCTTTGTAACTGAAAGTACAAAGCTTGGTTTACCTGAATTAACACTTGGATTAATTCCTGGTTTTGCAGGTACACAGCGCTTACCACGTTATGTTGGTAAAGCGAAAGCTTGTGAAATGATGTTAACAAGTACACCAATTACTGGTGCAGAAGCATTACAATGGGGACTTGTTAACGGAGTGTTTTCTGAAGAATCCATTTTAGAAGATACGCTTAAAATTGCAAAACAGATTGCTGGAAAAAGCCCAGCAACAACTCGTGCTGTGCTAGAGTTATTACAAACGACAAAATCGTCTCATTATTATGAAGGTGTACAGCGTGAATCACAGATTTTTGGTGAAGTATTTACGAGTGAAGATGGAAGAGAAGGCGTAGCAGCGTTTTTAGAAAAACGTAAGCCTTCATTTAGTGGTAGGTAGTCCAATTATTTTTTTAATAAAAATTAACAGAATTTTAAAATTGATAGAATCTTTCTGAAAAATAAGGGGGTAAATGGAATGAACATCTACGTACTCATGAAACGAACATTTGACACAGAAGAAAAAATCGTAATTAAAAACGGTGCAATTTACGATGGCGAAGCGGAATTCATCATCAACCCTTACGATGAATATGCGATTGAAGAAGCGATTCAAGTAAGAGATGCACAAGGTGGAGAAGTTACTGTTATAACAGTTGGTGGCGAGGATAGTGAAAAAGAACTTCGCACAGCATTAGCGATGGGCTGCGATAAAGCGGTACTAATTAACATTGAAGATGATGTTGAGAATGGTGACCAATTTACAACAGCAAAAGTGCTCGCTGAATATTTAAAAGATAAAGAAATCGATTTAATTTTAGGCGGGAACGTTGCGATTGACGGTGCATCTGGACAAGTTGGTCCACGAGTAGCTGAAGCGTTAAATATCCCATACGTAACGACGATTACGAAGCTTGAAATTGATGGTACAAATGTGAAGATTGAGCGTGATGTTGAAGGGGATACAGAAGTAATTGAATCATCATTACCTCTTCTAGTAACAGCGCAACAAGGTTTAAATGAACCGCGTTATCCATCACTTCCAGGTATTATGAAAGCGAAGAAGAAGCCACTAGAAGAAGTAGAATTAGATGATTTAGATTTAGAAGAAGATGATGTGGAAGCAAAAACAAAAACAATTGAAATCTATTTGCCTCCTAAGAAAGATGCAGGAAAAGTGTTACAAGGCGAGCTGCAAGATCAAGTAAAAGAACTTGTATCGTTGCTCCATACAGAAGCGAAAGTAATCTAATAAAATACGAAATTATATATGCAGGAGGGAAAATCTATGGCTCGTAAAGTATTAGTAATGGGTGAAGTTCGTGATGGATCGCTACGTAACGTTTCGTTTGAAGCGGTAGCAGCAGCAAAAACAATTGCAGAAGGCGGTGAAGTGGTAGGTCTTCTAGTTGGAGACAGCGTTGCCTCTTTTGCAAATGAATTGATTCATTACGGTGCAGATCGCGTTGTGACAGTTGAAAATGATAAATTAAAATCATATACATCTGATGGATATGCACAAGCGTTTTTAGCTGTATATGCTGAAGAAAAGCCAGAAGGCATTGTATTTGGACATACGGCACTTGGTAAAGATTTATCACCAAAATTAGCAGCGAAATTAGAAGCTGGTTTAATTTCTGACGTAACGGCTTTAGAAGTTGAAGGTGGAAATGTTATCTTCACTCGTCCGATTTACTCTGGTAAAGCATTTGAGAAGAAGATCGTAACAGATGGTATATTATTTGCGACAGTGCGTCCAAATAACATTGCAACTCTTGAAAAAGACGAGTCTCGCACAGCTGACGTGTCTTCTATTACAGTTGATGTGAAAGATTTACGTACAATCATTCAAGATGTTGTCCGTAAAACTGCAGAAGGTGTTGATCTTTCTGAAGCGAAAGTTATTATAGCTGGTGGACGTGGTGTGAAGAGTGAAGAAGGATTTAAACCGTTAAAAGAATTAGCTGACGTACTAGGCGGCGCTGTTGGAGCATCTCGTGGTGCTTGTGATGCTGAGTACTGTGATTATTCATTACAAATTGGTCAAACAGGTAAAGTTGTTACACCAGACCTATACATTGCATGCGGGATTTCTGGTGCGATTCAGCATTTAGCTGGTATGTCTAATTCAAAAATAATTGTTGCGATTAATAAAGATCCAGAAGCTAGTATCTTCAAAGTAGCTGACTATGGTATTGTCGGTGATCTGTTTGAAGTATTACCTCTTTTAA
It encodes:
- a CDS encoding enoyl-CoA hydratase; the protein is MLKFLSVKVEDHIAVATLNHAPANAMSSQVMHDVTELIDQVEKDDNIRVVVLHGEGRFFSAGADIKEFTSVTEAKQATELAQLGQVTFERVEKCSKPVIAAIHGAALGGGLEFAMSCHMRFVTESTKLGLPELTLGLIPGFAGTQRLPRYVGKAKACEMMLTSTPITGAEALQWGLVNGVFSEESILEDTLKIAKQIAGKSPATTRAVLELLQTTKSSHYYEGVQRESQIFGEVFTSEDGREGVAAFLEKRKPSFSGR
- the etfB gene encoding electron transfer flavoprotein subunit beta, coding for MNIYVLMKRTFDTEEKIVIKNGAIYDGEAEFIINPYDEYAIEEAIQVRDAQGGEVTVITVGGEDSEKELRTALAMGCDKAVLINIEDDVENGDQFTTAKVLAEYLKDKEIDLILGGNVAIDGASGQVGPRVAEALNIPYVTTITKLEIDGTNVKIERDVEGDTEVIESSLPLLVTAQQGLNEPRYPSLPGIMKAKKKPLEEVELDDLDLEEDDVEAKTKTIEIYLPPKKDAGKVLQGELQDQVKELVSLLHTEAKVI
- the etfA gene encoding electron transfer flavoprotein subunit alpha, producing MARKVLVMGEVRDGSLRNVSFEAVAAAKTIAEGGEVVGLLVGDSVASFANELIHYGADRVVTVENDKLKSYTSDGYAQAFLAVYAEEKPEGIVFGHTALGKDLSPKLAAKLEAGLISDVTALEVEGGNVIFTRPIYSGKAFEKKIVTDGILFATVRPNNIATLEKDESRTADVSSITVDVKDLRTIIQDVVRKTAEGVDLSEAKVIIAGGRGVKSEEGFKPLKELADVLGGAVGASRGACDAEYCDYSLQIGQTGKVVTPDLYIACGISGAIQHLAGMSNSKIIVAINKDPEASIFKVADYGIVGDLFEVLPLLTEEFKKLKVHS